The following are encoded together in the Populus trichocarpa isolate Nisqually-1 chromosome 5, P.trichocarpa_v4.1, whole genome shotgun sequence genome:
- the LOC7464661 gene encoding photosystem II repair protein PSB27-H1, chloroplastic — protein sequence MASPTLLTPTSRLKPLSPIKPKPTPTTAFPPPTPPQQQIRNHLLRRHFLSLATAVLTSPLILPVTPAFAASDEEYVKDTEEVIGKVRTTMNMDKSDPNVADAVAVLRETSNSWVAKYRREKALLGRASFRDIYSALNAVTGHYISFGPTAPIPSKRKARILEEMDTAEKALLRGR from the coding sequence ATGGCTTCACCAACACTCCTAACCCCAACCTCCAGACTCAAACCCCTCTCTCCCATCAAACCCAAACCCACTCCCACCACCGCATTCCCACCACCGACACCACCACAGCAACAAATCCGAAACCACCTTCTCCGCCGCCACTTCTTGTCCTTGGCAACCGCCGTTCTGACTTCCCCACTGATCCTACCAGTCACTCCAGCTTTTGCAGCATCGGATGAAGAGTACGTGAAAGACACAGAAGAAGTGATCGGCAAGGTCAGGACCACCATGAACATGGACAAGAGCGATCCTAACGTGGCTGATGCAGTTGCTGTTCTAAGAGAAACTTCCAACTCTTGGGTGGCTAAGTATAGAAGAGAGAAAGCTTTACTCGGTCGTGCTTCTTTTCGTGATATTTACTCGGCTTTGAATGCTGTTACGGGGCATTACATCAGCTTTGGGCCGACAGCTCCCATCCCATCTAAGAGAAAGGCCAGAATTCTCGAAGAGATGGACACTGCAGAGAAAGCATTGTTAAGGGgcagataa